A window of the Chlamydiales bacterium STE3 genome harbors these coding sequences:
- a CDS encoding Ribose-5-phosphate isomerase A (Product derived from UniProtKB/Swiss-Prot:Q6MC00;Gene name derived from UniProtKB/Swiss-Prot:Q6MC00;EC number derived from UniProtKB/Swiss-Prot:Q6MC00) translates to MKTNNKDFAKKAAAQYAANLVKEGMLIGIGSGSTAAHFIDFLGKRCAKEKLHIKAVATSEKSKKLACKENIAIIEPSETDYLDLDFDGADEIDEKKQMIKGGGGALLREKIVAYMSREMVVIIDESKLVKKLGTFPLPVEIVPFAASATINHLAKQGFIGKMRLKNSKELFITDNGNYIYDIYFENVIDHPLVIERKIKSIPGVVETGLFIGVAGRVIIGHNNGSIEVR, encoded by the coding sequence ATGAAGACAAATAACAAAGATTTTGCAAAAAAAGCAGCTGCCCAGTATGCAGCTAATTTAGTAAAAGAGGGAATGCTAATCGGTATTGGCAGTGGATCAACCGCCGCACATTTCATTGATTTTTTAGGTAAAAGATGTGCAAAAGAAAAACTTCATATCAAAGCTGTAGCTACCTCTGAAAAATCCAAAAAGCTTGCATGTAAGGAAAATATTGCCATTATTGAACCCAGTGAAACAGATTACCTTGATCTCGACTTTGATGGGGCTGACGAAATCGATGAAAAAAAACAAATGATCAAAGGAGGAGGAGGAGCTCTCCTTAGAGAAAAAATTGTCGCTTATATGAGTCGCGAAATGGTTGTCATTATTGATGAGAGCAAGTTGGTCAAAAAACTTGGAACATTCCCGCTACCTGTAGAGATTGTTCCCTTTGCCGCTTCTGCAACAATCAATCACCTGGCTAAACAAGGCTTTATAGGAAAGATGCGGTTGAAAAATTCAAAAGAACTTTTTATCACTGATAACGGCAATTATATTTATGATATTTATTTCGAAAATGTTATTGATCATCCTTTAGTGATAGAAAGAAAAATTAAAAGCATTCCAGGAGTTGTCGAAACAGGCCTCTTCATTGGAGTCGCGGGTCGCGTCATCATTGGACACAACAATGGATCTATAGAAGTTCGTTAA
- a CDS encoding hypothetical protein (Product derived from UniProtKB/Trembl:Q6MBZ9), whose amino-acid sequence MISELIQLNFDKIMQTRTYTVVVLSTPEKRFAIYTDPSIGRTLQLYLTGGEKQRPLTHDLISMIFKGFEVGIKQVVITDLQDTVYFARLFLEMTKENINHIVEIDARPSDCIALALMNNAPVYCTKEVLEKTIPIEE is encoded by the coding sequence ATGATCTCAGAATTAATACAGTTAAATTTTGACAAAATCATGCAAACGCGCACCTACACTGTCGTCGTTTTATCTACCCCAGAAAAAAGATTTGCCATTTATACAGATCCCAGCATAGGCAGAACTCTCCAGCTTTATTTAACGGGAGGAGAGAAGCAACGCCCTTTAACACATGATCTTATCTCTATGATATTTAAAGGTTTTGAAGTAGGCATCAAACAAGTTGTCATTACTGATCTTCAAGATACCGTCTACTTTGCGCGCCTTTTTTTAGAAATGACAAAAGAAAACATCAACCATATTGTAGAAATTGATGCCCGTCCAAGCGACTGTATCGCACTAGCTCTTATGAATAACGCTCCAGTCTACTGCACGAAGGAAGTGCTTGAAAAAACAATACCCATTGAGGAGTAG
- a CDS encoding Phosphocarrier protein HPr (Product derived from UniProtKB/Swiss-Prot:Q9PDH6;Gene name derived from UniProtKB/Swiss-Prot:Q9PDH6;EC number derived from UniProtKB/Swiss-Prot:Q9PDH6) → MAQCLKDLEIVKGVFIVRNDRGLHTRPSTELVKCASSYRSDVKLIYQKMEVNAKSLLGILMLAASKGSRIRVEATGPDAQEAVNGILELATNRFNIKY, encoded by the coding sequence ATGGCACAATGTTTAAAAGATTTAGAAATTGTAAAGGGTGTATTTATCGTTCGAAATGACAGAGGCCTGCATACGCGTCCTTCTACCGAACTTGTTAAATGCGCCTCAAGCTACCGATCAGATGTGAAATTGATTTACCAAAAAATGGAAGTCAATGCCAAATCCTTACTTGGGATTTTAATGTTAGCGGCATCAAAAGGCTCAAGAATACGTGTTGAAGCCACTGGACCCGATGCGCAAGAAGCTGTCAATGGAATTTTAGAATTAGCAACAAATAGATTTAATATTAAATATTAA